The Platichthys flesus chromosome 17, fPlaFle2.1, whole genome shotgun sequence DNA window ATTTTTTAATCATCTTAAACATAGCAACTGCTGAAAAGTCAAATCAGAATgttttcagtcacatgacctgGGGCTTGGCTGTGGTTTGGCTGCGACTCAACAGAAGAGACCGAAAGTAAAATGAACAAAGAGAGAAGGGACTTTCCAGCTCGGCTGTTTGGTGAGGCGACCCGGTGCAGAACCGGTTCTGTCAGATCGTGGTGATAATTACCGCCACGGGTTCAATGGATCCTCCTTTAGTTGTTTTAATATGCCACATTTCGCGGGCACGCTGTcggacattttgtgttttggctTAGTCTAAGATGGACGCAATGTTGAGTTCAATGCCGaactctcctcttcctgcaggTGGCACACGATTACTGAACCTTGGGTCTCTGGTTTTCAGTTCACACAGGGAGTTTTAAGAAGCGCCAACAGTAATAGAGGACAATGCAAAGTTTGAATCAAcgttacaaaatgaaaataagttAAGTTAAGAAACTTTTATTCAATAACAGAAATACTCTTGGCCATGCAGAAATGTTATGTGTGAATCCTGCTGTTCCCTCCTGCAGTTTGGGTCTAAGTATCTCACTCCAATGTTTTTTACAAGCACCCTTAGACACAGTCCGGTGCAGTAGCATTAAGAGAGAGACACTTTCTGGAGATTCAAACATCTGCGCCACGTACGTTTTGCCACCATTTTGTCGATGAACAGAGGTTGAGACAAAATGGCGACAACTGTTGAAAGAGGAAGTTGGTGTTTTGACATCGAGCTGCAGATAGACTTTGGTTTTATGATGCATGATCACCAGGCAGCTCTCCAAAAAGCCAGGAAATAAAGCACAGTGCTGGTTGTCAGGTACTTTCCAGGTCAGCTccaacaataaaacacagactCCACCTTCAATGCTCAGTCAGAAGAatagagacacaaaaacaagcaaaagcCTGAGACAACTTACCAGTAGAATAACTTTCTTCTGACCATGTCTGGTCTTATTGAATTCATCCTGTAGTATCTGTTTTTGTATTATCTGCAACATAGGGAGGTCAAGTTTTCACTGCGGCTGGATTctcagcaggaaaacacaaaaaccacagaATGGATTTTCACGATTCTTGTTGCGATGATGTAACATGGGTCAGAGAAAGAACACGTAAAATTTGAAATCATTTACAACTTTAACATTCGGAGAcactgtccttttcttttttaacatttctacCAATCTCCCATGGAACTAGAAGGACACTCAGTTAAGTGCATTTCTATccaccaacagtccccttaaattcaattaaacaaattttACTAACTGCCAAAATGTGCCTGCTCAAGATACATGAATTCTTCTCTGGGATATTggtgaaaatgtgttaaaaaattAATCTGCCCCTTGGTCAGGATCTGCACCcatattttataatttctttCTTAGCCCATGATGCATGTTGCATCTCTGACAATGATTAAATCTGATCCTGttcatcaatattttatttaggactgaaataaaaaacaacctttgGCCACTCTGATCATAAATGAAGATTGTGCGTCTTCATGTCAAATCTTTATTCTCATTTAACAAATACAAGGCAATGAACCGGAAAAAATCATAcagcttatatatatataatatctttTGAATAAATCTAATAACTTAATGGTGCCTGATGTTATTTCAACAGTCTGCAAAATAAAGAGTACTAGAACTAACAGAGTTGTGGAGGCGTGTTTctaaattaaatacataaaacctCTGAATGAAAgcaaatttatatttatacaaaacaaTTTCCAGAAAGTGAACTTGTAATCAGAGACTTTTCTCAGgttaactgctgctgctgtcaaactTGTGCACATTCTGCTGCAGGTTCGACACCACATTGTATTCTGAACAAAGCGCACACATTTAGTTTACACAGTTTTGTCCTCAGTTGTATTGATTTTGTATGCATtcagttttctttgtctttgagtTACTGCTTCTTCTGCATCCGTCCTCCTTCCTGGTTTGGCCTAAAGATGTGTTTGAGGGGGAGCCTGGTTAAATACAGGGGCTCAGTAAATTGTATAGACCAAGTGCTTCACCAGAATAGGGGTAAGTGGGATATGACGTTTtagttgttgtattttttgtttcccgCGACgtatcagtcagtcagtcaaccCATTTTCAGCCCGTGTGGAGTTTCCCTCAGCGAAGTGCCTCTCCACCAGCTGGTAGTATCTCCCCTTCAGGTCCATCAGCTGTTGATGAGTCCCTTGCTCCTCCACTTTGCCTCCACCGATCACAGCGATCTGATCTGCCCTCTTCACCGTCTCCAGCTTGTGAGCGATCACCAGCTTGGTCTGGTTGGGACCTTCTGTCAGGGCCTGCAGAACCTGTGTGTGATGACAAATACACGGAGTCTGATTCAGTAGCAAGGATCACACAAAGACGATGAGCGGAGATTCAAAGGTTTACACGCAAAAATCAGGTGGTCACCATTTTCTCTGAGAATTAATTAAAGATTAAAACTTGctggtcaaaggttaaaggtcactgtgacctcagtTCAGTCCTACTCCTGTGGACGTGATACATCAGGAACGCCTGGAGGGAGTTTCAGTAAATCTAGGTTCAGTtcgttcacttggactcaagatGAACTGATGGtcaaatgtcaaaggtcaaTCTGACATCACAAAACTCATTAACTTATTATGATAAAATACCTTTTGGTAAATTAATTTTAAGTCGCTATAGACATTATGTGACACTGCAACCTGACTGGTTGGATTCTTCTTGAGCTTTGAGATATGAATTTGAAATGTTctatttatattaatgtataattATTTTCCATATATTTATGAAAAATCTCCTTCTTACTAACTTCATGCTCATCAGAACTGAACCAAACTTACAGACTTCGTGTTGCTGTTGTGAGAAACTTTACCTTGTTTTGATTGTCAGTGTCCAGGGAGCTGGTTATCTCGTCCAGAATCAGGACCTGTGGCTTTCTGACCAGAGCTCGAGCTACAGCGATCCGCTGCTTCTCGCTCTTGGATAACTGGCCACCGCCTTCACCCACCTCTGagaaacaataatataaaaagaaaactgattgGTATTGAAAATTAATTCCAAAtaccagacaaaaaaaagatacagaaaGACATGATGTTTTGATGTTAACTCAAGAggaagtgtttcagacagaggctgaaaagaggagctgcagcaatagaAAGTATGAGAAAAGACATGTTTTCTGAAAATCTGAGAATGTAAAGCTCCTCACGATATAACACTTATTAAAATTGacacatgtctcctttaatgttcttttaaataatcttcaaaataataaaaagatagAAATCTATAATGAAAATCTTGCTCTCCACATTCCTCACATTGTCTTCAATCAAACAACCTGATTCTAAAATCCAAAGCAGGTCTTTGTGCCAGTGCTGTTGGTGAGAAACAGCCTGAGGGGCAGGAACAACAGATTACCTGTGTCGTAGCCTTTCGCCAGCAGCTTGATGAAGTCATGGGCGTTGGCTTGGCACGCCGCCTCCTGGATCTCATCCAATGAGCAGCCAGCGAGCCCGTAGGCGATGTTGTCTCTAATGGAGCCAGAGAAGAGCACAGGGTCCTGGCTCACTACTGCGACCTGTGAAACACACTTTCATCAGCTTGACTGAATCAATAACATGAATGGGAACAAAAACGATCCATTTAATTATTCTTACACAGTAACAGATATAATTGAACTCTCGGAGGACATAATTTTCTGGATTTGACTTGTTTTTAAGGGGTTAAAGGTGATTTTAtcttgttagttagttagcgagcatgattacacaaaaactactcaacgTATTTTCATGAAACTTGGCAGGAGGAtggaacatgggccaagaaagaaccaaatacatttttgtgcagatccagataaaaattACAAGATCAGATGTTCGTTGACATTTTCACTGCTTAAgcataatttgtgtgtgttagttggtgcagcttgattgaattcaaggcaAAATCTGGCTGTTGGCAGAGGTACGTGATTTACTGAGCCACATTCTAGCTTCATCTGATGTTTGATGGTCTCAACACTTAAAAGTGAGTTGGAAGTACTGGAATTTCTGAGCTCTGctaatttcttcaaataatgaaacacaacCTTCTCATGCAGGTAACGGTGGTCGTAGGATTTCAGTGGCTTGTTGTCCAATAGGATTTCTCCATCCTGCAGCTCGTAGAATCGCTCCAGCAGACTGACACAGGTGCTTTTTCCCTCTCCCGATGGACCCACCAGCGCCGTCATCTGACCCGGCTTCAGCTCCAAAGAAAAGTCCTGAACCGAGAACACAGCAGTGGTTGTATGACTAAAACATTGACACTTAGCCTGAGGACACATGGAGAAACTCTGAATTTGTCCCACTGAACTTGGTTGAAGTTGAGTTTCTGTCTTTGATATGTGTCCAAGTTTTAGAAATAATGACCTTTTCTTTATCATTGTCGGTTTTCAAAgggtcattttttttatttcatgagcTGTCTAAGAACCAGAGGATCTACCCCGTCTGCCTGGCGTGGAGAAACCTCACCTGCAGCACTGTTTTGTTGGGTTTTCCAGGATAAGCGAAGCTCAGACGATTGAAGCTGACGTGTCCCATCAGTCGATCGGGTTTGAGTTTTCCATCTGTGCTGACCTGAGGTTTTCTGTCCAGATAATCAAACACCTTCCCCGCGGCCCCCACCGAGTTCAGCATGTCACCGGCGATGTAGGCAAGTGTCTGGAGGAAAGAGGTCACAGGACAGGGCTGGGATCATttcagctgttttcacacatgaactcctGACAATGTCCTTCTCTAGACTCTGGGTTTCACACAttaagaagcagcaggagattgtctaaGTCAGACTCGTTCACCACAACCGGAAAATGTGGGagacattcaggcgaggggtggagcctgtagagcagcaggaggcaggacatgacataTAACTAGTTCTGAAATCCTGTGTTTTTAAGCACATCAGCACTGGCGTAGATTCTTATCACCAAAAGTTCTCGAATCACCCAATATTCTGCAGcacctcttttttatatttgtattatttctgtcttGTGTCCGACTCGTTACAGAAACAACATGTGAATTCTCCTGATGGattctcacatgagctcacacagacactttacagacattttactgggggggggggggggggggcagaaaaaCTCCTGAGATTGTCCAGAGCAGCTGACTCGGACAGTTCAGTGCATGGGTGAAACACGTTAAGAGGATGAAGTCACAGTTGCTACaatgaatatatgtattttagGCTGTGAGCCATATTGATCTTTCTCCTGCTCAAAGCTCTATCAAACACCAGCCCTGACTGACAACTATccacaatgcatgatgggatacCCTGATGCTGTCTCCAAGGTTTGACTGGTAGAGGATGAAGGAGAGCAGGTTCCCAGTGGTCATCTGTCCGCTCTGGATGAACAACCTGCCGTAGTACAACATTAGGACCTGCATGGCCAACCCTGTCAActgtgaggagacacacacacagacacacacacacacacacacacacacacacacacacacacacacacacacacacacacatacacacacagttagatAAGGTCGTTTGGAATGATGGGCTCAACACTCAAAAACTCACTCAAACTTCTCACCCTCCGCACGAGCAGGTAAACTGCACGGACAATGTCCCGCCGGTTCCTGAGGACTTGAATGTCCCTCAAACGGACACCATAGCGTCGGGCCTCATGTTTTTCTGCATTGAAGCTCCGCGCCACACGGATACTGTACACCACCTCCGTCACTGCTTCGTTTGCCGACGCCATCGAGCTCTGCATGGCTAGGGTCAACCTCTGAGGACGGAGGAAAACATAAGATTATTCgataatgattaaaaataatgtCTCACACACAAGGAGCTCTTCAGTTCTCAGCGTTGTCTCATCACTTGTCATCAAGCTACTCTCACCTGGTAATGTGTGTCGTAGATGTTCTGAATGAGGCCGGTGACGGGCGTCTCCATCAGCACCAGGAACGTGAGCTTCCATGACAGATTCATCATCAGGGAGATCATGCCCAGCGTCTTGATGAGCGTCCTGAGCAGCACGTTGACGTTCAAACACACGGTTCTTCCCATCAGTTCGGTGTCCTTCGATAACCTATGTGTGATTTCACCTACACAGAAAATTAATAGAAATGAAATTCTGTCTCGTCCTGTTCcgtcatgttttcatctccatttgtttgttagttagcaggatcaCAAAAAAACGGTTCAAACTACTTCCATGAAGgaaattttacattttgagcAGATATGGATAAATGGGAAGTTCCTGGAATATGTTTCAATATCACTAGTTTCCCagagaatatttcatggatcttgttgAAAGAATTCTGACATATTAAGATATCACATATAAGGACAATGAGGCCTTGATGGAGATATTACCTCTACCAAGTGCCATTAGTTGCCATTCTTTGTTTGTCCTGAAAAGTCCCTcctttatttactttatacTTCTTCTGTCCCTCATCTCACTTATTCATACAGTGTAAAGTGCAAGTCACAGGAGTCGTACCTGACTTAATGGTCTCGAAGAAtccaatttcctgtttggtcaaAGCCCCAAACAGTTTGACTTTCACTCTGCATGTGAAGGCGCTGATGGCACAAAGCAGAAGACCCCCTCTGCAGCCTGCACTGACCGAGCTGGTAGATAAAAGACAGTCAGTGAGACGTGAGCCACAGACACATGCTGGTGTCTGGAGGGAAATCACTGACTCTTACCTTCCCAAAGAGTACAGGCCCATGAAGAGGAGAGCTGATCTGAATTCACTCAGCTGGTACTGACCCCCCAAGATGTCGATGACTCTTCCAGTGTAGAACGGAATGAACATCTCACCTGAGAGTAAAATCAGACAGACGCACAGACAACAGGTTAGGGTCGCTGAAGAACCCCAGGGCCCTGGTGAATATTTAGTGCCTGTCTGATGGTTTAGGGTTTGGTTGAGCTCTGACAGATTTACGGTTCAATATGTGAGTTTTTAACAATAGTTTCCACTGTGTGTTCATCATAGCAGATTTTTCTTATTGATATATCAATATCGACGATATAAATTGTTCCGCCTATTGATTTTATATGATCCCCATTAGCATCAACTCTTCATGGGGTCTACAAACAACATTAAAGACAATCAATTATATTCAAATCAGAATATCTTAGACAAATTGTTTCTGGAAACATATTATCCTACAATATTCATATGCACCATACTTATTATCCTCTCTAGGCCCTTTGCCTTCGCCCTCTGTGCACTTACAGACAACAGCCAGCGACAGGAACACAGACcctcccagcagcaggaggtAGTCGGGTCTGTACAGCCGCAGCACTCTCACGAACAGAACCCGGGCCTTCTGCTTCGTCTCTTTACCGGCGGCCGCCTGGTCGGTGTCCGGGAAGGTGATCTCCCAGAACAGCGCAGCAGCCATGGAGGC harbors:
- the tap2a gene encoding antigen peptide transporter 2a produces the protein MAGKTFPRIHKAAALIAAVCVDLSLLYASGLVVTLSVSSHLARLWVCAALRCSALTVLSLLALGDLKPLLLRVIAAYCLLPAVFETGSAALYHEEGQCGRRADARCCWLLCAAASMAAALFWEITFPDTDQAAAGKETKQKARVLFVRVLRLYRPDYLLLLGGSVFLSLAVVCEMFIPFYTGRVIDILGGQYQLSEFRSALLFMGLYSLGSSVSAGCRGGLLLCAISAFTCRVKVKLFGALTKQEIGFFETIKSGEITHRLSKDTELMGRTVCLNVNVLLRTLIKTLGMISLMMNLSWKLTFLVLMETPVTGLIQNIYDTHYQRLTLAMQSSMASANEAVTEVVYSIRVARSFNAEKHEARRYGVRLRDIQVLRNRRDIVRAVYLLVRRLTGLAMQVLMLYYGRLFIQSGQMTTGNLLSFILYQSNLGDSIRTLAYIAGDMLNSVGAAGKVFDYLDRKPQVSTDGKLKPDRLMGHVSFNRLSFAYPGKPNKTVLQDFSLELKPGQMTALVGPSGEGKSTCVSLLERFYELQDGEILLDNKPLKSYDHRYLHEKVAVVSQDPVLFSGSIRDNIAYGLAGCSLDEIQEAACQANAHDFIKLLAKGYDTEVGEGGGQLSKSEKQRIAVARALVRKPQVLILDEITSSLDTDNQNKVLQALTEGPNQTKLVIAHKLETVKRADQIAVIGGGKVEEQGTHQQLMDLKGRYYQLVERHFAEGNSTRAENGLTD